One genomic segment of Rivularia sp. PCC 7116 includes these proteins:
- a CDS encoding 50S ribosomal protein L23, producing the protein MPKFDPRNLPDLIRRPIVTEKATIEMEYNKYTFEVLPKATKPQIKAAIEGLFDVKVLKVNTAVQPRKKKRVGRFIGFKPQHKKAVVTVASGDEEKIRQVLFPDV; encoded by the coding sequence GTGCCTAAATTTGACCCCCGCAATCTTCCGGATTTAATCCGTCGTCCAATTGTTACCGAAAAGGCAACAATTGAGATGGAGTACAACAAATACACTTTTGAAGTGTTGCCAAAAGCAACTAAACCTCAAATAAAAGCGGCCATTGAAGGTTTATTTGATGTCAAAGTTTTAAAAGTAAATACTGCCGTCCAGCCTCGGAAAAAGAAGCGCGTTGGTAGATTTATTGGATTTAAACCTCAGCACAAGAAAGCAGTTGTCACCGTAGCATCAGGGGACGAAGAAAAGATTCGTCAGGTTCTGTTCCCAGACGTTTAA
- the rpmC gene encoding 50S ribosomal protein L29 — translation MPFPKISEARDLSDEQLTQEINATKKQLFDLRLQQATRQLEKPAQFKHLRHRLAQLMTVEGERKRAATSAVTDGGDPQDLAASQDSE, via the coding sequence ATGCCTTTTCCTAAAATTTCTGAAGCAAGAGATTTGAGTGACGAGCAGCTAACGCAAGAAATTAATGCTACTAAAAAGCAATTATTTGACTTGCGCTTGCAACAAGCAACTCGACAACTTGAGAAACCCGCACAGTTTAAACACTTACGTCACCGTCTAGCTCAATTAATGACGGTAGAAGGAGAACGTAAACGCGCTGCAACTTCAGCAGTCACTGATGGGGGAGATCCTCAAGATCTTGCTGCTTCTCAAGATTCAGAGTAA
- the rplX gene encoding 50S ribosomal protein L24 codes for MTVKKKSKPQFHKMHVKTGDTVQVVSGKDKGKVGEIVRAIPKDSKVIVKGVNVKTKHVKPQQEGESGKILTQEFPIHSSNVMLYSTKENVASRVCYTFTQEGKKVRMLKKTGEILDK; via the coding sequence ATGACAGTTAAGAAAAAATCAAAACCTCAATTTCATAAGATGCACGTCAAAACTGGGGATACCGTACAGGTAGTTTCTGGTAAAGACAAAGGTAAAGTCGGTGAAATTGTTCGGGCAATTCCTAAAGATAGTAAAGTAATTGTCAAGGGTGTGAATGTAAAAACGAAGCACGTTAAGCCGCAACAGGAAGGCGAATCCGGGAAAATTTTGACTCAAGAATTCCCTATTCATAGTTCTAACGTGATGCTTTATTCCACCAAGGAAAACGTAGCTTCTCGCGTATGTTACACCTTTACCCAAGAGGGTAAAAAAGTGCGTATGTTGAAGAAAACCGGGGAAATTTTAGATAAATAG
- the rpsH gene encoding 30S ribosomal protein S8 → MAANDTIADMLTRIRNANLARHQTTQVPATKMTQSIAKVLQEEGFITDFETSGEGWSSKLVISLKYKGKNRQPIITTLKRVSRPGLRVYSNKKDLPRVLGGIGIAIISTSSGIMTDRQARQQNVGGEVLCYVW, encoded by the coding sequence ATGGCGGCAAACGACACAATTGCAGATATGCTGACGCGCATCCGCAACGCCAATTTGGCTCGGCACCAAACAACACAGGTGCCAGCGACAAAAATGACCCAAAGTATAGCTAAAGTACTTCAGGAAGAAGGCTTTATCACCGACTTTGAGACATCTGGAGAAGGATGGAGCAGCAAATTGGTAATTTCTTTAAAATACAAGGGAAAAAATCGTCAACCAATTATTACTACTCTTAAAAGGGTTTCTAGACCTGGTTTGCGAGTTTATTCCAACAAGAAAGATTTACCAAGAGTATTAGGTGGCATTGGTATCGCCATTATATCTACATCCTCCGGCATCATGACCGACCGTCAAGCACGCCAACAAAATGTAGGCGGCGAAGTACTTTGCTACGTTTGGTAG
- the rplD gene encoding 50S ribosomal protein L4, whose translation MVDCAVKNWQGEEVGQKTLDLKVAKEESASHVVHRALVRQMTNARQGNASTKTRAEVRGGGRKPWRQKGTGRARAGSTRSPLWRGGGVIFGPKPKDYNLNMNRKERRLALRTALGSRSEDMIVVEEFSEQLQRPKTKDLVEAISRWGSQPEQKTLLILSERSENVYLSARNIENVRLMVADQLNVFDLLHADKIVVTASAIDKIQEVYGA comes from the coding sequence ATGGTTGATTGTGCAGTTAAAAATTGGCAGGGAGAAGAAGTCGGACAGAAAACCTTGGATTTGAAAGTTGCCAAGGAAGAAAGTGCTTCTCATGTCGTTCATAGAGCCTTGGTTCGACAAATGACTAATGCTCGCCAGGGAAATGCTAGTACTAAAACCCGTGCCGAAGTTAGAGGTGGCGGTCGCAAACCCTGGAGACAAAAGGGAACAGGACGCGCCCGTGCAGGTTCTACTCGTTCGCCATTATGGCGCGGTGGTGGTGTAATCTTTGGACCAAAACCCAAAGATTACAATTTGAATATGAATCGTAAAGAGCGTCGTTTAGCTTTACGGACTGCTTTGGGTAGTCGTTCTGAGGACATGATTGTAGTTGAAGAATTCAGCGAACAATTACAGCGTCCCAAGACAAAAGATTTAGTAGAAGCTATTTCTCGTTGGGGTTCTCAACCCGAACAAAAGACTTTATTGATTTTGTCGGAACGTTCGGAAAACGTATATTTATCAGCTCGCAATATAGAAAACGTTAGGTTGATGGTAGCAGACCAGCTTAATGTTTTTGATTTACTGCACGCAGACAAAATTGTGGTTACTGCATCAGCAATAGATAAAATTCAGGAGGTCTACGGTGCCTAA
- the rplB gene encoding 50S ribosomal protein L2, whose protein sequence is MGTRSFRPYTPSNRQATTSDFAEITKSKPEKSLTQHIHRAKGRNNRGVITSRRRGGGHKRLYRIIDFKRDKRGIPGTVQAIEYDPNRNARIALVAYEDGEKRYILQPNGMKVGTTIIAGPDSPIENGNALPLSNMPLGTGVHNVELIAGKGGQIVRSAGAVAQVMAKDGNYVTLKLPSGEVRMIRRECYATIGQVGNVEARNQSLGKAGRNRWRGRRPKVRGSVMNPCDHPHGGGEGRAPIGRSGPVTPWGKPTLGKKTRKPKKASSKLIVRRRRKSGKRGRGGRQS, encoded by the coding sequence ATGGGTACTCGTTCATTTCGTCCCTACACCCCTAGTAACCGTCAAGCGACGACTTCCGACTTTGCAGAAATTACAAAGTCAAAGCCAGAAAAATCTTTAACCCAGCATATTCATCGGGCTAAAGGTAGAAATAATCGTGGTGTAATTACCAGTCGTCGTCGGGGTGGCGGACACAAACGTCTTTATCGGATTATCGATTTTAAAAGAGATAAGCGGGGCATTCCTGGTACCGTTCAAGCAATTGAATATGACCCCAACCGTAATGCAAGAATCGCACTCGTAGCCTATGAAGATGGCGAAAAGCGCTATATCTTGCAACCAAATGGCATGAAAGTCGGAACCACAATTATAGCTGGTCCGGATTCTCCTATTGAAAACGGTAATGCTTTACCTTTATCAAACATGCCCTTGGGTACCGGCGTACATAACGTAGAATTAATTGCTGGAAAAGGCGGTCAAATAGTACGTTCGGCTGGTGCAGTTGCTCAAGTAATGGCAAAAGATGGTAATTACGTTACTTTGAAACTGCCTTCGGGAGAAGTTCGGATGATTCGGCGTGAATGTTACGCCACCATCGGACAGGTTGGTAACGTAGAAGCCAGAAACCAAAGCTTGGGTAAAGCAGGTAGAAATCGCTGGAGAGGTCGCCGTCCCAAGGTTAGAGGTAGTGTAATGAACCCTTGCGACCACCCCCACGGTGGTGGTGAAGGACGCGCACCAATTGGTCGTAGCGGTCCTGTAACGCCTTGGGGTAAACCGACTTTAGGTAAGAAAACTCGCAAGCCTAAAAAAGCAAGCAGTAAATTGATTGTTCGTCGCCGTCGTAAGTCCGGAAAGCGCGGACGCGGTGGTCGTCAGTCATAG
- the rplP gene encoding 50S ribosomal protein L16: MLSPKRTKFRKQHRGRMRGLASRGCNINFGDFALQAQEPSWITSRQIEASRRAMTRYVRRGGKIWIRVFPDKPVTMRPAETRMGSGKGNPEYWVAVVKPGRIMFEIAGVAEETAREAMRLASHKLPIKTKFIARADQEPSS, translated from the coding sequence ATGTTAAGTCCAAAAAGAACTAAATTCCGCAAACAACATCGCGGACGTATGAGAGGTTTAGCATCACGGGGTTGCAATATCAACTTTGGTGATTTTGCCCTCCAAGCTCAAGAACCATCTTGGATTACCTCACGACAAATAGAAGCTTCTCGACGAGCCATGACTCGTTACGTGCGTAGGGGTGGAAAAATCTGGATTAGAGTATTTCCCGACAAGCCCGTAACAATGCGTCCGGCAGAAACCCGAATGGGTTCTGGTAAAGGTAACCCGGAATATTGGGTAGCTGTAGTTAAACCAGGAAGAATCATGTTTGAAATTGCTGGTGTCGCAGAAGAAACTGCTCGTGAGGCAATGCGTTTAGCTTCACATAAGCTACCAATTAAAACTAAATTTATTGCCCGTGCCGATCAGGAGCCTTCCTCGTAG
- the rplO gene encoding 50S ribosomal protein L15 — MRLHDARPQKGSKNRGRRVGRGIAAGQGASCGFGMRGQKSRSGRGTRPGFEGGQQPLYRRVPKLKGFPLVNRKIYTTINVEKLSSLPANTEVNATSLQENGILTAVQGPLKILGDGELNVALKVQAAAFTGTARSKIEAAGGSCEIV; from the coding sequence ATGAGACTACACGATGCTCGCCCTCAGAAGGGTTCAAAAAATCGCGGTCGGCGTGTCGGACGCGGAATTGCAGCAGGTCAAGGCGCTAGTTGCGGTTTCGGTATGCGGGGTCAGAAATCCCGTTCTGGTAGGGGAACTAGACCGGGTTTTGAAGGCGGTCAACAACCCCTTTATCGTCGAGTACCTAAACTTAAAGGTTTTCCCCTCGTTAATCGTAAAATATACACTACGATTAATGTAGAGAAGCTATCTTCACTTCCGGCAAATACAGAAGTTAATGCGACCTCGTTACAGGAGAATGGTATTCTCACTGCCGTACAAGGGCCATTAAAAATTCTAGGAGATGGAGAATTGAACGTTGCTCTTAAGGTACAAGCCGCAGCTTTCACGGGTACGGCTCGTAGCAAAATTGAGGCAGCTGGTGGCAGTTGTGAAATTGTATAA
- the rpsC gene encoding 30S ribosomal protein S3 has translation MGQKINPIGFRLGITKEHQSRWFADPSRYPELLQEDHKLRQYIDNKLGRNAQNNAGISEVKIERKADQIDLEVRTARPGVVVGRGGQGIEALRTGLQKELGGNRQIRINVVEVQRVDADAFLIGEYIAQQLERRVSFRRVVRQAIQRAQRAGVQGIKIQVSGRLNGAEIARTEWTREGRVPLHTLRANIDYAYVTAKTIYGILGIKVWVFKGEVIPGEEEAPTSNPRNEREPRRRQNRRRPSFEDRSNEN, from the coding sequence GTGGGACAAAAGATTAATCCAATTGGATTTCGCCTTGGAATTACAAAAGAACATCAATCTCGTTGGTTTGCAGACCCTTCTCGTTATCCCGAATTACTGCAAGAAGACCATAAGCTTCGTCAGTATATAGATAATAAATTAGGTAGAAACGCTCAAAATAATGCCGGTATTTCCGAAGTTAAAATTGAACGTAAAGCAGATCAAATTGACTTAGAAGTTCGTACTGCTAGACCTGGTGTAGTAGTAGGTAGAGGCGGACAAGGTATTGAAGCATTACGTACCGGACTACAAAAAGAATTAGGCGGTAATCGTCAAATTCGTATCAATGTAGTAGAAGTACAGCGCGTTGATGCTGATGCTTTTTTAATTGGCGAATACATAGCTCAACAACTCGAACGACGGGTTTCTTTCCGGAGAGTAGTACGTCAAGCGATACAAAGAGCGCAGCGTGCTGGCGTACAAGGAATCAAAATTCAAGTTAGCGGACGTTTGAACGGTGCAGAAATTGCCCGTACAGAATGGACTCGTGAAGGTAGAGTTCCATTACATACCTTAAGAGCTAATATTGATTACGCTTACGTAACCGCTAAAACTATATACGGTATCCTCGGCATTAAAGTTTGGGTATTCAAAGGAGAAGTTATTCCCGGAGAAGAAGAAGCACCAACTTCTAACCCCAGAAACGAACGAGAACCTCGTCGCCGTCAAAATCGCCGTCGTCCTTCCTTTGAAGACCGTTCAAATGAGAATTAG
- the rplV gene encoding 50S ribosomal protein L22, whose translation MATDTKEVKAIARYIRMSPFKVRRVLDQIRGRSYREALIILEFMPYRACDPVLKVLRSAAANAEHNEGLDRASLIVSTAFADQGPVFKRYQPRAQGRAYQIRKPTCHITVAVSADPAAN comes from the coding sequence ATGGCTACTGATACTAAAGAAGTAAAAGCGATTGCTCGGTATATACGTATGTCACCCTTTAAAGTACGTCGCGTACTTGACCAGATTAGGGGACGTAGCTATCGGGAAGCGTTGATAATTTTGGAATTTATGCCTTATAGAGCCTGCGACCCGGTTTTAAAGGTTCTTAGAAGTGCTGCTGCGAATGCAGAGCATAATGAAGGATTAGATAGAGCTTCTCTAATAGTTTCGACTGCATTTGCAGACCAAGGTCCAGTATTTAAGCGCTATCAACCTAGAGCGCAGGGTAGAGCATATCAAATTCGCAAGCCCACATGTCATATAACCGTTGCAGTATCAGCAGATCCAGCAGCGAATTAA
- the rplC gene encoding 50S ribosomal protein L3, whose translation MSVGILGTKVGMTQVFDDAGAAIPVTVVQAGPCTVTQIKTQQTDGYSAIQLAYGEVKEKALNKPKLGHLAKASAQPLRHLEEYRAQNTDDYSLGQQVSADIFEAGQLVDIAGTSIGRGFAGNQKRNNFGRGPMSHGSKNHREPGSIGAGTTPGRVYPGKRMAGRLGGKRITVRKLKVVRVDAEKNLLLIKGAIPGKPGALVNIVPAKEVK comes from the coding sequence GTGTCTGTAGGTATTCTCGGCACCAAGGTGGGCATGACTCAGGTTTTTGACGATGCAGGAGCAGCAATTCCTGTGACTGTAGTTCAAGCCGGACCATGTACCGTAACCCAAATCAAAACACAGCAGACCGACGGTTACTCCGCCATTCAATTAGCATATGGTGAAGTAAAAGAGAAAGCTTTAAATAAGCCAAAGTTGGGACATTTAGCAAAAGCTTCTGCCCAACCTTTACGGCATTTAGAAGAATATCGTGCCCAAAATACGGATGATTATTCTTTAGGTCAGCAAGTTAGCGCTGATATTTTTGAAGCAGGTCAGCTGGTAGATATAGCTGGAACAAGTATCGGTCGCGGTTTCGCAGGGAACCAGAAACGTAATAACTTCGGTAGAGGTCCGATGTCTCATGGTTCTAAGAATCATAGGGAACCAGGTTCTATCGGTGCTGGTACTACCCCCGGTCGTGTTTATCCCGGTAAGCGGATGGCAGGACGTTTAGGAGGTAAGCGTATTACGGTTCGCAAGCTAAAAGTCGTGCGAGTCGATGCAGAGAAAAATTTATTGTTAATTAAGGGAGCTATTCCTGGCAAACCAGGAGCATTAGTTAATATTGTCCCTGCAAAAGAAGTGAAATAG
- a CDS encoding NAD(P)H-quinone oxidoreductase subunit N produces MALLTTGGGFIRKLEKFGALGVYVPLEGGFEGRYRRRLRAKGYNALCISAKGLGDVAAYLTGIHGVRPPHLGKKSTSNGAAVGYVYYIPPIISTQLENLPPKSKGLVLWIIDGHILEDQELEYLANLPKIEPRVKVVIERGGDRTFRFMPLEETLAVAS; encoded by the coding sequence ATGGCATTACTAACTACTGGTGGCGGTTTTATTCGCAAATTAGAGAAATTTGGCGCTTTAGGGGTATACGTACCTTTAGAAGGCGGGTTTGAAGGTCGCTATCGTCGCCGTTTGCGTGCTAAAGGCTACAATGCTTTGTGTATTAGTGCTAAAGGATTAGGTGATGTTGCTGCATACTTGACTGGGATTCATGGTGTAAGACCCCCGCACCTTGGGAAAAAAAGCACATCTAATGGCGCTGCTGTCGGTTATGTATATTATATTCCACCAATTATTAGTACTCAGTTGGAGAATTTACCTCCGAAATCCAAAGGATTAGTACTGTGGATTATTGATGGGCATATCCTTGAAGATCAAGAATTAGAATACTTGGCAAATCTACCTAAAATAGAACCAAGAGTGAAAGTCGTGATTGAAAGAGGTGGCGATCGCACTTTCCGTTTTATGCCTTTAGAAGAAACCTTGGCTGTAGCTAGCTAG
- the rpsS gene encoding 30S ribosomal protein S19, translating into MGRSLKKGPFIADHLLKKIDKLNETNKKEVIKTWSRASTILPMMVGHTIAVHNGKQHVPVFISDQMVGHKLGEFAPTRTYRGHSRDKKGGR; encoded by the coding sequence ATGGGTCGTTCTCTTAAAAAAGGTCCCTTTATTGCAGACCATCTATTGAAAAAGATTGATAAGCTCAATGAGACCAATAAAAAAGAAGTCATTAAAACTTGGTCAAGAGCTTCAACTATTTTGCCTATGATGGTTGGTCATACCATCGCAGTTCATAACGGCAAACAACACGTTCCGGTTTTTATCAGCGACCAAATGGTTGGTCATAAACTGGGAGAATTTGCTCCTACTCGTACTTATAGAGGTCACTCTAGAGACAAAAAAGGAGGTAGATAA
- the rplE gene encoding 50S ribosomal protein L5 — MAVGLKSKYLETIVPNLMKQFEYTNIHQVPKVIKVTVNRGLGEASQNAKALEASLSEIAIITGQKPVVTRAKKAIAGFKIREGMPVGVMVTLRSSKMYNFLDRLINLSLPRIRDFRGISPKSFDGRGNYTLGVREQLIFPEVEYDKIDQIRGMDISIITTARDDEEGRALLKEMGMPFREQ; from the coding sequence ATGGCAGTAGGATTAAAAAGTAAATACCTTGAAACTATTGTCCCCAATTTGATGAAGCAATTTGAATATACAAATATTCATCAGGTGCCCAAAGTTATAAAAGTAACTGTTAACCGAGGGTTGGGGGAAGCTTCTCAAAATGCAAAAGCATTAGAAGCATCTTTAAGCGAAATTGCAATTATTACCGGTCAAAAGCCTGTAGTTACTAGAGCTAAAAAAGCGATCGCGGGTTTTAAAATTCGTGAAGGTATGCCTGTAGGAGTAATGGTTACTCTGAGAAGCTCTAAGATGTACAACTTTCTCGACCGTTTAATTAATTTGTCATTGCCTCGGATTCGTGACTTTCGCGGTATCAGTCCGAAAAGCTTTGACGGTCGTGGTAATTACACTTTGGGTGTCAGAGAGCAACTGATTTTTCCAGAGGTTGAATACGACAAAATTGACCAAATTCGTGGAATGGATATTTCCATCATTACTACAGCTAGGGATGACGAAGAAGGTCGCGCTTTACTAAAAGAGATGGGAATGCCCTTCCGGGAGCAATAA
- the rplF gene encoding 50S ribosomal protein L6 produces MSRIGKQPIAVPAKVQIKIEGASISVKGPKGELSRELPTQVSVSQEGDTLTVSRQDDSRVCRQMHGLSRSLVSNMVEGVSQGFQRKLQLQGVGYRAQVKGKDLVLNVGYSHPVEITPPDGVQFAIEDKGLTIVVSGYDKEIVGNTSARIRAVRPPEPYKGKGIRYENEVVRRKAGKAGKGGKK; encoded by the coding sequence ATGTCTAGAATTGGTAAACAACCAATAGCAGTACCGGCTAAGGTACAAATAAAGATTGAGGGAGCCTCCATATCTGTCAAGGGTCCCAAAGGAGAACTATCTCGCGAACTACCCACTCAGGTAAGCGTTTCTCAAGAGGGAGATACTTTAACAGTATCCCGTCAAGACGATTCGAGAGTATGCCGCCAAATGCACGGATTAAGCCGCAGTTTGGTTTCCAATATGGTTGAAGGCGTTTCTCAAGGATTCCAGCGCAAGCTACAGCTCCAAGGGGTTGGTTATCGAGCGCAGGTTAAGGGAAAAGATTTAGTCTTGAATGTTGGTTACAGTCATCCTGTAGAAATTACTCCACCAGATGGAGTTCAATTTGCGATTGAAGACAAAGGTCTGACTATCGTTGTCAGCGGATATGACAAGGAAATCGTAGGCAATACATCCGCTCGAATTCGCGCCGTTCGTCCTCCCGAGCCTTACAAAGGTAAAGGTATTCGCTATGAGAACGAAGTTGTAAGGCGTAAAGCTGGTAAAGCTGGTAAAGGTGGTAAGAAGTAG
- the rplR gene encoding 50S ribosomal protein L18 produces the protein MKFTRKQSKQRRHRRIRGKVFGSSERPRLAVYRSNENIYAQVIDDTNHRTLATASSIEPELKSKLSSGSNQQASAEVGKTLAARALEKGINQVVFDRGGNLYHGRVKALADAAREGGLNF, from the coding sequence ATGAAATTTACCCGCAAACAATCAAAACAGCGTCGCCATCGACGCATCCGAGGGAAAGTATTTGGGTCTTCCGAACGTCCTCGTTTAGCAGTATATCGTTCTAACGAAAATATTTATGCTCAAGTGATTGATGATACTAATCATCGGACTTTAGCTACAGCATCGAGTATAGAACCAGAATTAAAATCTAAGTTAAGCTCTGGCTCCAATCAGCAGGCTTCAGCAGAAGTTGGTAAAACTTTAGCTGCAAGAGCTTTAGAAAAAGGCATCAATCAAGTCGTATTTGACCGCGGAGGTAATCTTTACCACGGACGTGTCAAAGCTTTGGCTGATGCGGCAAGAGAAGGCGGTTTAAATTTCTAA
- the rplN gene encoding 50S ribosomal protein L14 gives MIQAQSYLNVADNSGARKLMCIRVLGAGNRSYGSIGDRIIAVVKDAQPNMAIKKSDVVQAVIVRTKKGVNRDSGMTIRFDDNAAVIINQDGNPRGTRVFGPVARELREKNFTKIVSLAPEVL, from the coding sequence GTGATACAAGCCCAGTCTTACCTTAACGTTGCGGATAACAGCGGTGCCCGTAAATTAATGTGCATCCGCGTTCTGGGTGCTGGAAACCGTAGCTATGGCAGCATTGGCGATAGGATTATCGCCGTAGTCAAAGATGCCCAACCGAATATGGCAATTAAGAAGTCTGATGTAGTTCAGGCTGTGATTGTACGTACAAAGAAAGGCGTAAATCGTGACAGTGGCATGACAATCCGTTTTGATGACAATGCCGCAGTCATAATCAACCAAGATGGAAACCCCAGAGGAACGCGGGTATTTGGTCCTGTGGCGCGTGAATTGCGCGAAAAAAACTTTACTAAAATAGTTTCTCTGGCACCGGAGGTACTGTAA
- the rpsQ gene encoding 30S ribosomal protein S17, with protein MAIKERVGLVVSDKMEKTVVVAVENRDSHQKYGKIVVTTRRYKAHDEENNCKEGDRVRIQETRPLSKTKRWQVKEVLSSRNN; from the coding sequence ATGGCTATTAAAGAAAGAGTTGGCTTAGTAGTCAGCGACAAAATGGAAAAAACTGTAGTAGTTGCCGTTGAAAACCGCGATAGCCATCAGAAGTACGGCAAAATTGTAGTTACAACCAGACGCTACAAAGCTCACGACGAAGAAAATAACTGTAAAGAAGGCGATCGCGTTCGCATTCAGGAAACCAGACCCCTAAGCAAGACTAAGCGCTGGCAGGTCAAGGAAGTCCTCAGTAGCAGGAATAATTGA
- the rpsE gene encoding 30S ribosomal protein S5: MANNRRKTSRAKKEETNWQERVIQIRRVSKVVKGGKKLSFRAIVVVGNERGQVGVGVGKASDVIGAVKKGVADGKKHLVDIPITKSNSIPHPTNGIGGGAKVIMRPAAPGTGVIAGGAVRTVLELAGVRNILAKQLGSNNPLNNARAAMNALGVLRNFKEVAEDRDVSIEKLYAQ; the protein is encoded by the coding sequence ATGGCAAACAATCGTCGTAAAACGAGCCGAGCAAAAAAAGAAGAGACTAACTGGCAAGAGCGGGTAATTCAAATCCGACGAGTAAGTAAAGTTGTTAAAGGTGGTAAAAAACTTAGCTTCCGGGCAATTGTAGTTGTCGGCAACGAGCGCGGTCAAGTTGGTGTGGGAGTAGGTAAAGCTAGTGATGTTATCGGAGCCGTAAAAAAAGGCGTAGCCGATGGCAAGAAGCATTTAGTAGATATCCCCATAACCAAATCTAATTCTATTCCTCATCCCACCAATGGCATTGGTGGCGGTGCTAAAGTCATCATGCGCCCTGCGGCACCAGGTACTGGTGTAATCGCCGGTGGTGCAGTACGTACAGTACTAGAATTGGCAGGGGTTCGTAATATATTAGCTAAACAACTTGGCTCTAATAATCCTTTGAACAATGCCAGAGCCGCAATGAATGCTCTTGGTGTATTGCGTAACTTTAAAGAAGTTGCCGAAGACAGAGATGTCAGTATAGAAAAGCTCTACGCACAGTAG